atttcaaaAGGACTCAGTACCTCTCTCCACGCAGCCAGATAATCGGGATTTGTGTCCCAATCCACCTGGGTACACACAGGGTTCCCTTCCATCTTGTCAAAGTTAGGGATACCCACACTAGCGGTGTAGAAGAACTCTCTCCACAGTAGCTGGCCATGGAGGGAAACTGGAGGATCAGAGTGCTTCTTCTGCAAatgtcacacatacacagcaatCAGACCAAGTCAAGCTTTAACAGAATTTTAAAGTTGGGACCACACAACAAGATGTAACAAACTCCCTGCCCTTTTTATATAGCTTAAATCAACATTTTGGtgatttttgtttctgttgaaaTGTATTACACATTGAGGGAAGTTAAGTTATAATACCATTATAGACCATCAGTAGTGCAGCCTTATTCTTAGCGTAGCACATTACCTACAAAAGCGGTACTGCAATGGTGACACTCACCCCCTGATAGACATCGGTAAGCCTCCACCAGAAGGTGCGTGCAGACAGGCAGCCAAAAGTGACGTATGGACTGAGGACAGTGGTGCTGGGGCTCAAAGAGTTCGGAGAAGTCTGCGGCTTCTCAAAGCCACACACCCATccctgaagtaaaaaaaaaacagacgaaGCAACGTAAATAAGAGGAAGCATAGGTCAAAGACGGGACATGTAAATTTTCTGTGCcagggtttttatttttttgttaaatatatatttgtattatatatttattaaaatattatcaAATTAATCTATTTTACTCTTATGTTGATAAAGTAGTATATTAACAGTGAACCAGTATACATTATTTTAGAGTTCCAAAGTGTAGAAAGTGTTTTCAACAACATATAAAAGCCTTTTAATTATATAGCTTCAAGAAAATGTTGAAACGCTGGATACACCTTTGTCCCAAAATCTCATCAGATGTTATTCAGTAGCAAAGAAAggtacattttttaaacaaaaacatctaaatGATGAAAGCACACATACGTTtatgaatgtaaaatataaaaaactgtGGATCAGTCACATGTACTTTGCCTCCAACAGCCTGTCTTTGATTTGCAAAGTGTCAACTATATTTAACACCACTACTTTAGTAATAAAAGTATTCTTTATTGTCAGTTTGGAtgctagtttaaaaaaagttctcCATTCAATTTGATTTTCTTAGAAGACGTCTAAATTAATGTTATTTCCATGTGTCTCAGAAGTGAGTTTCAGTGGTGTAGAGAGAAATAATGGGTGTGTGAAAGTGAAATACCGTTCTTTGCATATGTTCATCTAGTCTCCTCAGAGCCTCCTGTTCTCCTCCTGGGAACTGCTCCTGTCCAAGAGCTGCCGTGTCCTGGCCGAGCTCCTCCAGCGTAGGGATTCCATATTTCTTCATTTCTTCATCGTTTTCTGAACAAGGCGTCTTCACGTCTTTGACAGgaaatatgtatatgtatgtatatctagATATATTTCAATGAACCACTGCTTACAAGTTTTACACTTGTATGTTAGCTTTTTATAAACGTTTAAACCAATGTTTAAGCCAAttggttttagtttttaatttcCATAAAGACATTATGATAACTGGCACGATCTAGTGTTGTTCGTAGTACCTTTTGTATCTTCCATGATTGGAGCTGGGATGGGTCTCTTAGGGGGACCAAGAGTCTTCACTATTGCCCGCATTCGGTTATATGTAAGGGGAGCCTTCCCATTGTTTTCCTCAATTATCCTATGAAGACATGACAGACAATAACAAAATCACCATCCAAACAGTATGATGCAGCAGTCTTAAACAACCCTGAAATAAAACAGTCAGAAGTAGCAATTGGATTGGATTTAAGTGAAGGAAGAAAACAATTTGCAAACATGTACATGTTAAGCATGAGTAATACCTGTCTACATCATAAAGAGTGTGTGAGATCTTGTAGATGACTTCGACTCCATGTTCTTTGGCCAGTGTGGTCACTTTTTTATCCCGGCTCAGGCTGTAGGGCTCTGTGTCATACTCATAGGTCaactttgttactttccacTTGTCAAACAGCTTGGGGAACACTTCCTCGGGCTTCCCTCTCACAACAAACAGCCTGAAGGAGTCAAACACACCACAATATGACAATACGCATTTGTGTTTTTCCAACTTTATTGATATTCAATATTCCTGAATGTTATCCTTATGATTCTACCTGGAATTGAGTTTCCTGAGGCTGCAGTCCAGATCTATGAGGGCTCCGACGAGGAACCTCCAGCGGTTGATACCCACACAGGTGTTGTTATGGAGGTAAGGGTCCAGAATGAACACAGGGTACAGTTCCTTACAGTCCCTCAAAGCAGCCATCAGTGCTGGGTTGTCGTGCAATCGGAGTCCCTTGCGGAACCAGTGAATACATGTATGAGCCATGCCTTGTGAACCTGTGGACACATCAATTGCAGACATTTATctagactagggctgggcgatatggagaaaatcagatatcacaatgttcttgaccaaatacctcaatatcgatattgcggcgatattctagggttgacaattggtgctttaacaaattATCCTCATACtaagattttagataaataatcatcagtaatgtggacataatgtttAAGTggggaaaaaggcaaataatagaacagctagaacagtctggtaagttcagaaaagtacatcactttactgtaatgcagcctttaaaaccaggaaaagacaacacttatgtcttatcacgatatccaaaatctaagacgatacagtctcatatcacgatatcgatataatatcgatatattgcccagccctactctagACTTTTCTTTATTCCACTATGAGCCATAAAGGAGGTATAAAATTACACAGGCATTATGTGCAAAAGTTGAACTGGGTCGAAGATAGTACATTCAGTGAAGTCTAACACAAAGTGCATTATAACCTGCAcgttcaaacaaacaaacaaacaatatgaGCTTAAGTCCTTTAAGTTTTACAGAATTGCTTGAAATAGATACATTTGGAAGTTCTGGGCATCGACTCAAATTCATGCACCTAATTCTTAGACCCCCAAGACGACACAGTTCCAAAAACAATGCATttgtcaacaacaacatcagtTACATGCACAAGTTAAGCACAAATGATACACAGCTGTGTAGCGAAGCGTTACCTTAATAGTGCCTTAAAACCATAAACAGTTACAATAGCACTTGGTCGATGATGTTTGGTAACCAGTGGCACGTTGACTTGTGTTACAAAACGGGAAGCTGAATCACAACGTCACTAGCAAAATCAGCCAACCAGAGAAGAGCTAGTGAAGCACGTGTAGCCCCAGCAGTTTATCATTTTATACACCAGATGTCACTATTGTGCAATCAATACTAGCTGTGCTGCAAGTTACTTCAGTTAAaaattatcaaaagaaaaaaagaaatggtggTCGTGGGCAGATTCTTGAATGGAAATGTGCAGGCTCTGTGTCCTCCACGTTGACTATCCATGAGAGAGGAGCAACAAGCAGTAAGCTACAAGGAAAATAATACTCGCCACAACCCACTGAGGTCTTGTGCTATTCAACATATGGCGTTGTTGCAGTCTGAAACCTATCAGCCCATCGTAGCTCGCCGTGATCGTATAGTGGTTAGTACTCTGCGTTGTGGCCGCAGCAACCCCGGTTCGAATCCGGGTCACGGCATTGCGGATCAATGTCACGGCAGATGGGCTGTATTTTGATAAGATTATTACAGTGTGTTGCTATCACTGATAAATGTGCTTATTAACCCCTAACATTCACCAGCTCATCGTAGCTCGCCGTGATCGTATAGTGGTTAGTACTCTGCGTTGTGGCCGCAGCAACCCCGGTTCGAATCCGGGTCACGGCATTGCGGGTCAATGTCACGGCAGATGAGCTGTATTTTGGGTACATTATTGCTTTGTGTTGCTATCACTGAcaacgtttacatgcagccaataacccaTTCAAAACCGGAATATCAGGCCATGTTAACACCGGCAAAAACCCGAATATgcagtataccggaagtaaacaagaagtagaggtaaacatggcgagacgcagcacagccctacacttttggagcgaggaggaaaccaatttatttagtgtggtgaaaaccaggaatataatgtcttttgttgacggcagaaagtaccgagatagtgagatttataagaaggtgaccgaaaagttattGCGTCTTAAGGTTGTCCGTACATCCAGACGCTGACCGTGCGtcgccgtttacatcgggatattgccaattgattacaaatcccatgtatacaggagtaactctctctgctcacgcatgtaaacgggttattccgaatgtttcagaaacccgaatagtgaccttaacccgaccataacccAAAAAaatgacagcttgtaaacgtagtcattgATGGATCCGCTTATTAACCCTTAACATCCGCCAGCCCCTCGTAGCTCGCCGTGATCGTATAGTGGTTAGTACTCTGCGTTGTGGCCGCAGCAACCCCGGTTCGAATCCGGGTCACGGCATTGCGGATCAATGTCACGGCAGATGGGCTGTATTTTGATAAGATTATTACTTTGTGTTGCTATCACTGATGGATCCGCTCATTAACCCTAAACTTTCGTCAGCTCGTCGTAGCTCGCCGTGATCGTATAGTGGTTAGTACTCTGCGTTGTGGCCGCAGCAACCCCGGTTCGAATCCGGGTCACGGCATTGCGGGTCAATGTCACGGCAGATGGGCTGTATTTTGATAGGATTATTGCAGTGTGCTGCTATTATTGATAAATTCGCTTATTAACCCTAACATCCGTCTTTTTCCTACATGGGACGATTTTGAACATGAAAGACGTGGTCTTAGTGGTGGTTGCTGTAGCCCAGTAGGCCTACAAATTCGATGTGCTTGAGTAcctgagtatttccattttatgcagGTTTAGGCATACTTGCCTACACCACAGGCAAATATGTACTCTTAAGTTACTTgtcagatttcattttttcacaCCCCTCCAAACTATCTccaaatgtgttgattttgaaCGTTCGTTATAGTCTGTCATCTGAAGGATTAGGATGGGTTTATGGGTTGAGCAAAttctcaacaacaaaaaaaagacagaaaaataaaaaaaagttgtaatcggGGGTTGTTTATGGATGTAAACTACTTAACAGCATATACAATTATTAAAAATGAGgacaaccttaaacatctacagcagtaaaatgcaacaatggACCTGCAAATATTAATCCGAAAACGTCATAGTAAAACCCTGAAAGGACATAAGCCTACTGCAAAATgagttttacttttgatactttgagTAGCACCTACTTTTACTggaataatatataaaaataaggtTTTTAAtgaagtacttttacttgtagtggagtatttGCCCGGTGTTGTAGGCCTAGCCTATTTAGGCTACTATTATTTAGGCTAAGTAGGCCTAAAGGATCTACAGTAAATACTTCTACATTACTTAGCCTTCCTTAACGTTGGTTTTTCCCCCCACTTTATTGTACTAACCGTAATACACCACCAGATGGAAACCCAATCAAGGAAACCGGAAAACAATAGCTACTTAACAGGTTGGCTCAAACTCATTCAACAGACCCGTCTGTGCAGTAGTAGGCCTATTAGAATAGTAAAAGTAGCCTTTTCCTGACAGAAACTGCTCTCAGGAAAAGCTGATAACCGTCAAGATAGGTTAAAGCATAGGCGAGTGGGCATTTGTTTGCATGGAACTGTAACCTTTGAGCAAGGCATTTAACCTcgccccccccttttttttaaaagagctcAATCAATGCCTTCTGCTGTTAGGTCTCCGGTTAAAATTCGTGAATGTAGCCTAAGTAGAATGCTAACTTTTATAACATAGACCTaatttagtttacattttttacattccACAATTTTGCAAGCCCAAATTGGCACTTCTATCAAACTGACACTGTTTACATGAGGCATCTACTACATGACAAGGACAGGTAATCAACCTGTGGTGAAAACTATGTTAAAGTGTGTTGCTGCCTTCACGTCCTGTCGGAAATATCCCGATGAAACAAAAACCGCAAGCAAACAAAGTGGTAGGCTAAATGGGGTAATATGGCTCGTGCTTGGCTACTGAGATGTGCGTTTGTCAATGGACGCATACGAATGTTCAGGTGACACATTTAATGGTTATAGTTATTCATATGACATTATAGACTAGGCTATTTCCTTTTGATGTGTATGCCTAGCCTAGGCTAGGCTAAGCAGGCGTATGCAATGTGTTCTAATTGTAGGCTACATGTGTCTAAAAAGCCTCGGTGCCTCGTGATAAAATGTTGAATGTCAATATGCTATCAGTTCGCTCATCAACTTCTGCAGCAGCATAAAAGCTGAGTTATTATCACAGACTGTATAAAACTGCGTTAGTCTTTATACACATGTGGCTGTAGTCACGACGAACCTCAGACTATCGGAATTTCGGCACCAGTCGTTAACTCTGTGAAGGCAGCATCTCAGTCATTGCTACCGTTGGCTGACAAACTCGCCACTCACCGGCCTCAGCCCGCCCAGAAGCATTCAGAGCGGCATGGCAACGGCGACGAGACAGGGGGAGAAGGTGTGGTGAGGGGTGACAGTCTAACCGGACCAGAGAGagtgcagcagcagtagcactATTTCCACTCTTGGCTGACTCAAGAAACGCACCGTGTGGGACCTCGGCCAGtcagcactcacacacacacacacacacacacacacacacacacacacacacacacacagataaaacgATGCACCACCGCCACCGCTCCGCACAGTCGCTGCCGCTGACCAGGTGTTGGACTAAACAACAGGGACGTCATTAACGTGACATAAGATAGGCTACAACTTGTATGTATGTGCTGTGCGCCCTTCTCCCTGGTCCCGTACACAGACGACCGTGAAGATGCTGAGTCGACTGATGAGCAGCAGCATCAGGAGTCTGGACAGGGAATGCAATTGCACTGTGAGGCTGCTGGACGACTCGGAGTACACCTGCACGATTCAGGTCAGTGGGGGGGCCAACATTTCCTGTCTCTCAAATCACCTTGTTTAAGGGGACGTGCTATTGACACGTAACGGGGCAGCTGGTCAGGTAAAATGACTTTCCCACaacacatctctctctttctcattctGCTGCAAAGGATGTGTCATCCTACCTTAACTCCATGCAGTGtcacaaaaatatatttgaatgtTGCTATATGTGTTAATGGCCAGACGTCTGTCATCAATGGACTGCAGATGCTTTCGTCAGAGACCCTACCTGTGTAATCATGATGTGCATTACGTAGCAGAATCAAGGATTATTAATTAGCACTATTTCGACTTTCCAACAGAAGACTAaataaaatctctttttaaGCGTTTTGTCATTACAGCATACTTCTCGCATGCATGGATTTGAATGCATTATGAAACAAAGCTGCATAATCTGATTTTGAATGATTTCAGTGAAGGGCTCAGAGAGGATTTCTGGATCCTCTGGCTGCGTGAGACAGGCGGAGACATTATAGGTTTTTGTTCTATAACCAGGGGATGTTTGGTGTTGTTTGGATTCTAATTAGTCTAAATAGAGGGTGGGCATCTTACTTTGTCTCAAAGTAGGCTCAGTGCCATACCCCTATTTGTCAATTTGCCCTTCAGACTGACCCTGGGTTTTGACCATGGGTTATCACTTCGCTATGCtttttggaccccaggaagaatatCGGCTGTTTTGATGTACTGTAATGGGATTCATTATCTGAAAACCTCTTATCCCTttggtgtttgtgttttataaagACTCAACCTACCTGCAGCAAAACCCAACCAATTTAAACTTTCTTAGGACTTTAAAGGGTTAAAGCATGGGTGATAAATATAAGGGGCGGCAAAGGCGTTTCCTCTGCCCAATCTATTTAAGTTTCTTATCAACAATTTCGGTAGAATCTCTTCTGTTACTTAAACCAGCTGAAATAGTGCTATAGGAGGAAACACAATAACCAGTTTGGTTCCTACTACATGATGCAGTAAAGCTGCATGTGGGAAATGTTTAGCTCTAAATCAAAGTAGCTTTTAAAGTAGTTTGAGTGCGTGCCTTTGCTCTAATGCTGAGAGCTCCACTGAGTTTTTACTACCCTGAATCTCACTTTGTGGTTATTTGTTTCAGCTATGACGGTTATCCATCGAGtccatcattatttttttatgtgtttttgatACAGTGGCAGAGAGATTGATTCTATTTTATAATGACTTCTGAGGCTGTAGTCTGTAGCACTGTTGTACAGGAAGAACTAAGGTAGAAGTTCTGGTTACTTGGTGTAGATTAGTGTATTTTGTTCCTTTTGGCAGGTTTATTGATAGGTTGCCCATGTAATCTGGTTATATTGATTCATTCTGCACACTGTATTAGACAATCAGGCaggcagtcagtcagtcagtccctTACGCAGTAAGTCCCTTGCAGACTTGTTTCGAAGcatttctctttatttcttGTACTTCTTGAGTTGTCTCCAAAATCAATGGTATTGACATGAATGAAGGTGATACATGACTGGGGTCAGTAAACACAATGTGTGTTTATAAGCAAGAGAGCGGAGGAGTAAGAGCAAGTGACTAATGTCTATTACTTCCTTTGTAAATCAAGTGTGCGTGTGCATCCCTGCAATGGCTTTAGTGCAGCTACATCATTGAGATGTCTGTGGCCGTTTGAGTTACTGGAGCTGCGTTTGAAGCTTCTTACTCAAAGGGATTCCATTGCTGCTGAATCAGAGATGACAGCGCACAAAGACCATCACTACCTGTTCACTTCTCGGATCTGACGGCAAAACAAGCCTTTCAACATCCAACAATGTGAAGCGGCACTGCTCGGGGGACAAATGAAATGTGGATTTTACAACAAGTCCTCGTTTTGTGTTTCATGATTGTGTTAAATGAGATTTCATACATGTAgtcatgtttttaatttaatgtgtGTGGGACTAACTATGCAGTCAAATGGTCGTGGTAGTGAGTTTTAGTCCCTGAAGTTAACTTTCTATCAATTCCATTTTGACAAATGGAAATGCTTTGTCGTTGATGCAACTTTACAACTTAACTTTTAGTTGTAATGTTTTATAAGCAAAACACTAAGTATATTTCTGCCTTCTGACTGCAGGGGAAGGCAGTTTGTGTAGTGTTTTTTCTGATGCGTTGTGTTTACCAAAGTACAGCCCGCACTTGTTCCCCATTGACTTTTGAGCAGCTCCTTCACCCATGATTCAAAGTGTTTGGCTGTCAAGATATGCTGATCCCACCCTTTTTACAACTGAAAACGCACAGCAGGGACCGAATTCTTAATTTACAGTGGAGCTTCTATTGAGAGGGATTAGCTCTTTATTGgcatatttcattatttccaCCATGGGAAATAATGAAATACAGTATGCCATTATTTCACACTATGGGGCTTTTGACGAAGCACAACTGGtctaaatgaaaacataaatagGATCATCGGCTTAATCAATTGGCTATTGTTTACAGCAGTGTCACCATTTATTTGCTCGCATTAGAATATGTGAACATGACATTTGGGGAGTTATATAATTATGTTTTACACAAAGCGTCTGCAAAGCTAAATAAGCACTGGTGAACATGTCATTTTTCATCTGCATAAAGGACATCACAGTGACCTTACTGGAGCATGACAACATTGTGGGCTCACTGAAAATGGGAGCCAAAGCCTGCTGTCCTTGTCCTGCACACCTTGGAGATGTGGCCCAGAATAAAGTCCCCTCCTGGGGCTCAACAATGGTCACACTCTCCATTTAGCTCAATTAGCCTACAAACTGCTGCTGTTATACTGAAATCTCATCATAGTGCAAGATGGTTGATATGACCTTcagaaatggaaaataaaaagtactGTAGGGGCAGCGCGGAGTGGAATATGAAGCCAGCCAGGCAAAGATAAGGAGAACAAATCCTGTTTTTTAAAATGGACACTGGGGCCCAGACCACCCGCTTTGCCTGTCAGTTTGCAGTTGCCTGCCAGCCTCATCAGATTTACCTCACCTATACTGTGTGCCTGCTCCCCCTCTCCTACTGATGACATTGTTGCTGATTACATCATGACCCTGGAAGCATGGGAATACTCGTGTTTATTGATTTATCCTGCTCTTTTAACACCATTCATTCCTCCAGGATATTCACAGGCTTCTAACAGTCACAATACACTCTGTTAAAGCCTCAATCCAGGATTAATTGGTGGGTGGAAAAGGTGGAAGAAGAAGCATTTGGAAGCCCTAGACAGGCACAGGATCAGGAGTGGTAGTTTAGCCACATGATGTTGGTGGTGAACATCAGCAAAAAGGTATACCAGAAGCTATTTTTGAAGTCACAATTTTAGAGATACCAGCCACAGTGCAATGGAGGGTGCTGTCTCACTATACAGGGTCTGGCAATAATAGAGCTTTGACATGGGAAACACTGGCCACTTCCTCCAAGTAAAAGTGTGAATCTTCCTTCTAAATGTGGTTGGAGAAAGATTGACTGATTTCTGCCATAGCGCTTAACTGAGAAGTGTCTGCAGGGTCAGTATAGCTAGGTTTAGAGATTTGTACAGCCTTAGAGATTTTGCTATAGCATTCATACCAAGGTTTCTATCCCTTTATCTggtgtagggctgcacaattaatcacaattttatgGAAATTGCAATAtagactagtgcaatatccaaaacGCAGGGGGGctcaatatttgttaaaggcaaaatatatgTCAAAGCATTCTGAATAAAGTATTCTGGTCCTGCAGAGATGTCCTATAAATCCTGTCCTACAGACTGaagaaaaacatctttatatggTACAGATTACAGtataatcatttcattttttctccAATATCCTCAATCCTATCGCAATATCAtttaaaataattgcaattagatattttcctcatatcgtgcagccctaatctggTGTATTTGGCCATTGTGGGCAATGTTGCAAATTAATCGTGACTGGATTTATATAATCGTGAATG
This sequence is a window from Perca flavescens isolate YP-PL-M2 chromosome 1, PFLA_1.0, whole genome shotgun sequence. Protein-coding genes within it:
- the cry5 gene encoding cryptochrome circadian regulator 5, whose product is MAHTCIHWFRKGLRLHDNPALMAALRDCKELYPVFILDPYLHNNTCVGINRWRFLVGALIDLDCSLRKLNSRLFVVRGKPEEVFPKLFDKWKVTKLTYEYDTEPYSLSRDKKVTTLAKEHGVEVIYKISHTLYDVDRIIEENNGKAPLTYNRMRAIVKTLGPPKRPIPAPIMEDTKDVKTPCSENDEEMKKYGIPTLEELGQDTAALGQEQFPGGEQEALRRLDEHMQRTGWVCGFEKPQTSPNSLSPSTTVLSPYVTFGCLSARTFWWRLTDVYQGKKHSDPPVSLHGQLLWREFFYTASVGIPNFDKMEGNPVCTQVDWDTNPDYLAAWREARTGFPFIDAIMTQLRQEGWIHHLARHAVACFLTRGDLWISWEEGQKVFEELLLDGDWALNAGNWQWLSASAFFHQFFRVYSPVAFGKKTDKNGDYIKKYLPLLKKFPAQYIYEPWKAPRSIQQAAGCIVGQDYPHPIVQHEVISKKNIQRMKLAYAKRADPAESPNKSPSKKQGVKRKAPSVIDMMKKKDRKR